GCACATGGATGACGATCTCCTGTTCATTGAACCGGGTATTTCCGAGGTGCTCAATGCTGGCGGTTGCGTCACCAGTATCTTCCTCAACGGTGGTGGTACCGGATTGGAGTCCGGTTTCGATTTTGTTTTAAAGCGAGAAAACGCATCGAAGAAAGCCTATGCGGCGATGTTGGGCAGGCCGACTGAATGGACTCCTGCCATCATCAACACAGGTCCAGCACGCGTGATGAGCGTCACTGCCAATGCGCAACCTGGATTGAAACTGATATTTTTGCGAGTGCCCGGAGGGGGGGTTCGGGGCGGAGATGTGCCGCTGGCCAATCTACTTGACCTCGATACGGTCGTTAAAAGCTGGCCCTTTGTGGATTATGCGGAGGGGCCGATAAACCTCTACAGCAGGTCTTCTCTCATTGAGCTTCTGACCGGATTGATCGTCAGTGAAGGCGCCACCAAAGTGCACGCACTCAACCCTGACACTGTTCCGTATGAAGAACATCCTGACCATATCTATTCAGCGCGATTGACCAGGCTGGCCGTGCAGAAATTGACTGCTGATATCCCGGTGACTTATCACGAAACCTACTCATCGGCGGGGCTGCCTCCAAACGTGGATCCCTCATCCTTGCAGGCCAAGAGGCATGTCGTAGCCCGTTACTTCCATTTTGAAATGGCGGAACCGGTTCACTTCGTGTTCAGTGAGGCCTTCTGGAATGGCAACTGGATCGGGCGCCATAATTTCGACCTCAGCCACTCTCACGAGCGTGTACCGACAGTCAATATTCCTTGGCGGCCGTTGGTCAATTTCCAGACCCAACAGTGTCTGGTTTCGAATGGACTTGGGCGGCGGGTGTCGCTGGCGAAATGCGAATCGAATACTGATCAGGGTTGGGCGTTTGTACCCTCTTCCGTTCCTGTCGGGGGGAAAGGGGTAGCCCTGTTGAAAACAGCATCCGGCCATTGCATTGGGCGCGAGGGTGATCAATTGATCGAACGCGTTTGTGAGAGTAATGCATCGTCTCAGCAATGGACCCCGTGGGATTTCGGCAAAGTTTTCGTACCGGGCCCCGGGAGGAAATGTCTGGATGCAGGGCAACCCGCATTGATTGCGAACTGCGACATGTTTGCGGGTTCCGCATTGTGGGTGCGCAGTGTCGATAACATCGATAGCAACGAATCGATGGAGGTGGCACTGACCGGGGATGTCATCGGCAACGGTTCAGACCGGACAGTGCAAGTACAGCGCCGCCCGGACGGACCGGGTGTTGACGTCTGGGTTACATCGATGGACGCAGACAAGGTCACTTCTGAAAAGTGGTACGAGGGGCGAGTTCCGTTCGATCCCGCCTCGTTGAGTTCCGGATGTGACACTGCGCTTTGTTACGACTCCACGCGCTATCTGCTGGCCGATTTCGATGGTGATCGCAGGGCAGATCTGATGGCTATATCTGCGGGTAAAGGTGACGAAACCATTTTCAGATTGTTGAAAAATGAAGGTGGCCATTTTGCTGCCCCGGTAGTCTGGCGCACTCTCGAGACAGGACATGCCTACGGGCAGGCCCGGCAGTACCTGACCGGCGACTTCAGAGGCGTCGGCAAACAAGATGTGCTGATCGTGCAGACCTGCGATAAGGCATTGTCGGCTTTCTGGCTGATGACAAACACTGGATCGAGCCTGGAAGTCCCGGTTCTATGGGGAGACGCTCGAAAATCGCCATTATCGACTCGTTTTTTCAACGTAAGGCTGGACCCTGACGGCAAGGATGATGTGCTCGCTGTTCATTCGAGCGGGGAGGGGCTGAATTTGTACACCTATAAGAGCAGTGGTTCTTTTTTGGCGTTTGATAAAAGTTTCGAGTATCCGGGCTTTCTTCGCGCGAGAGTGGTCGTGATGAGTTCTGCGGCCACGAAACTGACGGATATCTGGATTTTGCACGCGACAGCAAACGACGCTGCGACCTTTTTCTGGAAAATCAGCAACCTGGATAAGGGGGAATTTGCGGCGATTCCGTCTTTGGTGTTTGTGGCGCCCCAGCTCAAATGGGCCGATGTGCGACCCTATGGCTCAGCGACGGGCAGGCAGCTCCTGCTTCCCTACCGTGTTGATGATCCTGTTGCCGAGTATCACTGGCGGGTTGGCAGAGTCGGCTTCATGGCGCTGAATCTGTCCGAGGCCGGCAGTGCTGTCGGCCTAAAGGATCATGGCCATTCACCACAGCTCGAATGGGCGAATCTGCTCTGGCGAGCGCGTTTGAATTGAAGGTGTGTCAGAGCGTCGCTTTCATCTGGAGATAAGGTGCGCCGCTTAGAAATCGTCGCCGCGCTCGGTGATGTCCTTCTCGATCATCGGTGCGTTCGGATCTTGTCCCTCGGGGAATTTGCCCTTCAGGTTCCAGGCAAAGGCGATGATCTCGGCGATCGTGCGGTAGAGCTCTTCGGGGATGCTGTCGCCCAGTTCCATCCGCGCCAGCAGGCGCACCAGTTCGGCGTTCTCGTAGATCGGCACTTCGTAATCGCGGGCGATGCGCAGGATTTCTTCGGCCAGTTCATCGTCGCCCTTGGCGGTGAGCGTCGGGGCGTGGTTGCCGTCGTATTTGAGGGCGATGGCCTGGCGTGGGGCAGTGGAATCGTTCATGCGGTTTCGTCGACCCAGCGGTGTTCGAGGCGGGTTTGGTTGCCTTGCGGCGGGGTGCCGTGGTGGCAGTCGAGGTCGCCGACGTTGAGCCCGGAATCGAGCAGGCGCTGGCGCAGTGCAAACAGGTTGTTCTCGATCAGGTCGGCGGTGTACGGGCGCTCGGCCCAGAGCTGACTGGACAGGCTGCCGGCGACCAGTTGCGCCTGGATCTGCATCGGCCCGAGCGGTTCCAGATCGAAGGCCAGATCGACGCGCCACAGATGCTGTTTCGCTTCACGCTCGTCGCGGCGTTCGTGGGCCTGCGGCTCGCGTTCCGGCGCTTCTTCACGCTGGAATTTGACTTGCAGCGGCACGATGTCCTGCAGGTTGCGCATGGGGATTTCCAGCTGCCAAGTGCTGAGCAGGCGGCCATCGTCGGTGACGCCGGTCTGTTCCAGGCTCGACAGCTGATGACTTTGCAGACGCGACACCGCAGCGGCGGCGAGGCGCAGCAGTTGTTCGAGATCGCCTTCGCCTTCCAGTTTCGCCAGCAGCCGTTCGGGTAACGGAAAGCTGCTCGGCACCGGTTTGGCGCTGACCTGACCGAGGGTGCCCAAGGCGTTTCGAACGAAACTCGGCAGCGCCTGTGCCAAGGTGTTGGCGGCGATGATCGCATTGAAATTGGTGTTGTTCGGCAGGCCCGGAGTCAGTTGCGCGATCAGCTTGAGCAGGTCGGCTTTCATGTCCGGGGCGAGGCTCGGGTTTTGCCCGCCGAGCAATTTCGCTTCGAGAAACGCGCCGCTGTTGGCCAAGGCCAGCGCCACGCCTTTGGCCGTGCTCATTTGCTGCACGTCCGGCAGGCTGGCGAGCAACTTGTCGACCACCGCGCGCAGATCGGCCGAGGTCTGATCGCTGGCCGGCGGCAGGTTCTGCAGCAGTTTCAGCAGACCATCGAGCGAGCCCTGGCGACTTTGCTGGCCGAGCAGTTGCTGACTGACCGCCAGTTGTTCCTGACGGCTGCTCAACGGCACGAATTTGAGGGTTTGCGCATCCTGCACCTGCGCCGACAACAAGGTGCCGATGCGCAGCGGCTGCGGGCTGTCGACGGTCAGGGTGCTGCCGCTCAACGCGGTGTTGAGCAGGGTTACCATCGAACGGAACACCGCTGCTTGTCCCGGCGTCTGCGGCAACGCTTGTGAGGTCACCACTTTGCCTTGCAGCAGGGTGCCGGCCGGCAATTGCGCGGTATCGATGCGGGTGAGGGTGGCGACGCTGCTGGCGATCGCTTGCTGCACGGTGATCGCCAGATTGCCCGCCGATGGCTGGGTGATTGCCAGGTTGGTGCCCTGTGGCAACGGCAGATTGCTGCTGGCCTGCACGGTGGTCTGGCGACCGCTGTCGAGGGTTACTTTGAGCAGCAATTCAAAGGTCTGATCGGCCTGCTTGAGCGACAACACCTCGGCTTTGGCGCTTTGCCCGGCGCCGATCAGACCCTCGACCGGCGTCAGCAGCTTGAGCAATTCACCCATCTGCGGGCGAGCGCTCGCCGGCACGGTGGGCGGCAGCGGGAGGATGTTCATTTCGCCTGTCATACGCGGACACAACCTGAGGAAATTGCGCTCTTGAGAGTAAGGCACGGCATGTATAATGCCGCGCGTCGTGCGCTTCGTTCAAAAAACCTGGCAATTGTTTGATCCAGCTCGCCAGATCGAGCGATCAAAGCATCTATGCTGCATCTCTTTAACGGCCGTTCCAGAGCCGACTTGAACCGTATAAGGCCCGTGATCCCTTGACCAGTCCTGTGCTGCAAACCGTTGCCCTGGCGTGTGAACGCGATCTGCGGCTGCTTTTCGAAAACCTCGAATTGCGCCTGGTCAGTGGCGACATGGTGCAGATCAGCGGCCCCAACGGCAGCGGCAAGACCAGTCTTTTACGTCTGCTCGCGGGTTTGATGCAACCCACCGATGGCCAGGTGCTGCTCAACGGTCAGCCGCTGACCGAGCAACGCAGCGAACTGGCGCGCAATCTGTTGTGGATCGGCCACGCCGCCGGGATCAAGGATCTGCTCACTCCCGAAGAAAACCTGTCGTGGCTCTGCGCCCTGCATCATCCCGCCGAGCGCGAGGCGATCTGGCAGGCGCTGGCATCGGTAGGATTGCGCGGTTTCGAAGACGTTCCCTGCCACAGTCTTTCCGCCGGTCAACAGCGCCGCGTGGCGCTGGCGCGGTTGTATCTGGACAGCCCGCCGTTGTGGATTCTCGACGAACCTTTCACGGCGCTGGACAAACAGGGTGTCGCGCAACTCGAAGAACATCTGGCCGGGCATTGCGAACGCGGTGGGCTAGTGGTGCTGACGACGCACCATACGCTGAGCCGCATGCCGGCCGGTTATCGCGACATCGATCTGGGGAAATGGGCGGTATGAGTGTCTTCGGCCTGCTGCTTGCCCGCGAATCGCGACTGCTGTTCCGC
This genomic interval from Pseudomonas koreensis contains the following:
- a CDS encoding EscU/YscU/HrcU family type III secretion system export apparatus switch protein; its protein translation is MNDSTAPRQAIALKYDGNHAPTLTAKGDDELAEEILRIARDYEVPIYENAELVRLLARMELGDSIPEELYRTIAEIIAFAWNLKGKFPEGQDPNAPMIEKDITERGDDF
- the ccmA gene encoding cytochrome c biogenesis heme-transporting ATPase CcmA encodes the protein MTSPVLQTVALACERDLRLLFENLELRLVSGDMVQISGPNGSGKTSLLRLLAGLMQPTDGQVLLNGQPLTEQRSELARNLLWIGHAAGIKDLLTPEENLSWLCALHHPAEREAIWQALASVGLRGFEDVPCHSLSAGQQRRVALARLYLDSPPLWILDEPFTALDKQGVAQLEEHLAGHCERGGLVVLTTHHTLSRMPAGYRDIDLGKWAV
- a CDS encoding RICIN domain-containing protein, giving the protein MQIGAENLSKSPSPRASRAVLTTLLLMIVCLARANAGSPLVQDTAVPIEKNCHGVHLVNIVGHMDDDLLFIEPGISEVLNAGGCVTSIFLNGGGTGLESGFDFVLKRENASKKAYAAMLGRPTEWTPAIINTGPARVMSVTANAQPGLKLIFLRVPGGGVRGGDVPLANLLDLDTVVKSWPFVDYAEGPINLYSRSSLIELLTGLIVSEGATKVHALNPDTVPYEEHPDHIYSARLTRLAVQKLTADIPVTYHETYSSAGLPPNVDPSSLQAKRHVVARYFHFEMAEPVHFVFSEAFWNGNWIGRHNFDLSHSHERVPTVNIPWRPLVNFQTQQCLVSNGLGRRVSLAKCESNTDQGWAFVPSSVPVGGKGVALLKTASGHCIGREGDQLIERVCESNASSQQWTPWDFGKVFVPGPGRKCLDAGQPALIANCDMFAGSALWVRSVDNIDSNESMEVALTGDVIGNGSDRTVQVQRRPDGPGVDVWVTSMDADKVTSEKWYEGRVPFDPASLSSGCDTALCYDSTRYLLADFDGDRRADLMAISAGKGDETIFRLLKNEGGHFAAPVVWRTLETGHAYGQARQYLTGDFRGVGKQDVLIVQTCDKALSAFWLMTNTGSSLEVPVLWGDARKSPLSTRFFNVRLDPDGKDDVLAVHSSGEGLNLYTYKSSGSFLAFDKSFEYPGFLRARVVVMSSAATKLTDIWILHATANDAATFFWKISNLDKGEFAAIPSLVFVAPQLKWADVRPYGSATGRQLLLPYRVDDPVAEYHWRVGRVGFMALNLSEAGSAVGLKDHGHSPQLEWANLLWRARLN
- a CDS encoding flagellar hook-length control protein FliK; this encodes MTGEMNILPLPPTVPASARPQMGELLKLLTPVEGLIGAGQSAKAEVLSLKQADQTFELLLKVTLDSGRQTTVQASSNLPLPQGTNLAITQPSAGNLAITVQQAIASSVATLTRIDTAQLPAGTLLQGKVVTSQALPQTPGQAAVFRSMVTLLNTALSGSTLTVDSPQPLRIGTLLSAQVQDAQTLKFVPLSSRQEQLAVSQQLLGQQSRQGSLDGLLKLLQNLPPASDQTSADLRAVVDKLLASLPDVQQMSTAKGVALALANSGAFLEAKLLGGQNPSLAPDMKADLLKLIAQLTPGLPNNTNFNAIIAANTLAQALPSFVRNALGTLGQVSAKPVPSSFPLPERLLAKLEGEGDLEQLLRLAAAAVSRLQSHQLSSLEQTGVTDDGRLLSTWQLEIPMRNLQDIVPLQVKFQREEAPEREPQAHERRDEREAKQHLWRVDLAFDLEPLGPMQIQAQLVAGSLSSQLWAERPYTADLIENNLFALRQRLLDSGLNVGDLDCHHGTPPQGNQTRLEHRWVDETA